One window of Erwinia aphidicola genomic DNA carries:
- the mgtA gene encoding magnesium-translocating P-type ATPase, producing the protein MKMHKANLKMARDLAIASAATQSLDNTLARLNTQRQGLTQEDAEARLQHYGPNQVASDKAPAALVQLLQAFNNPFIWVLMVLAAISFFTDYLLPARKGEETDLTGVIIMLIMVSLSGLLRFWQEYRTNKAAEALKSLVSTTATVLRRSHADSEAVSMEVPLQQVVPGDIVMLSAGDMIPADVRLLASRDLFVSQAALSGEALPIEKYDTHSQSLAANQAAEIDEQELLSQPGICLMGTNVASGSATAVVVATGSQTWFGSLAKSLVGERPQTSFDRGVNSVSWLLIRFMLVMVPIVLLINGYTKGDWSDALLFALAVAVGLTPEMLPMIVSSNLAKGAIALSKRKVVVKRLNAIQNFGAMDVLCSDKTGTLTQDRIILAQHLNLQGQRDERVLQQAWLNSRHQTGVKNLMDKAILGFSQGNQAVSGLWRYRKVDELPFDFERRRLSVLVADEQKQLLICKGAVDEMLAVSSFWLDAGEVRPLDDAARLKVQLLAEEYNQQGFRVLLVASRNVSEHALTQPLCAADERDLVITGLLTFLDPPKESAAAAIAALHENGVTVKILTGDNAIITSKICREVGLEPGAPLCGSEISRISDAELARLVEQRTLFCRLSPQQKTRVLQALQSNGHTVGFLGDGINDAPALRAADIGISVDSATDIAKESADIILLEKSLMVLEQGVIKGRETFGNIIKYLNMTASSNFGNVFSVLVASAFIPFLPMLAIHLLLQNLMYDLSQLALPWDKMDKEFLRKPRKWDAKNIGRFMLWMGPTSSIFDISTFCLMWYVFAANSVEMQALFQSGWFVEGLLSQTLVVHMLRTQKIPFIQSRAALPVMLATGLVMILGIMIPFSPLGHAVGLVPLPWNYFPWLLATLLGYCLLTQGMKRLYIRRFGQWF; encoded by the coding sequence ATGAAAATGCATAAAGCCAACCTGAAAATGGCGCGTGACCTGGCGATTGCCAGCGCGGCCACCCAGAGCCTGGATAACACCCTGGCTCGTCTTAATACCCAGCGTCAGGGACTGACCCAGGAAGATGCAGAAGCCCGTCTGCAACATTATGGCCCGAACCAGGTTGCCAGCGATAAGGCCCCGGCGGCGCTGGTGCAGCTGCTGCAGGCGTTTAACAACCCATTTATCTGGGTTCTGATGGTGCTGGCTGCCATCAGCTTCTTTACCGACTACCTGCTACCCGCGCGTAAAGGGGAAGAGACTGACCTGACCGGCGTGATCATCATGCTGATCATGGTCAGCCTGAGCGGGCTGCTGCGTTTCTGGCAGGAGTACCGCACCAACAAAGCGGCGGAAGCGCTGAAATCGCTGGTCAGCACCACCGCCACGGTGCTGCGCCGCAGCCACGCCGACAGCGAAGCGGTCAGCATGGAAGTGCCGCTGCAGCAGGTAGTACCGGGCGATATCGTGATGCTCTCCGCCGGGGATATGATCCCCGCTGATGTGCGGCTGCTGGCCTCCCGCGATCTGTTCGTCAGCCAGGCGGCGCTGAGCGGCGAAGCCCTGCCGATTGAAAAGTACGACACCCACAGCCAGTCGCTGGCGGCCAATCAGGCGGCAGAGATTGACGAGCAGGAGCTGCTGAGCCAGCCGGGGATCTGCCTGATGGGCACCAACGTCGCCAGCGGCAGCGCCACGGCGGTGGTGGTTGCGACCGGCAGCCAGACCTGGTTTGGTTCGCTGGCGAAGTCATTAGTAGGTGAGCGCCCACAAACCTCCTTCGACAGAGGCGTCAACAGTGTCAGCTGGCTGCTGATCCGCTTTATGCTGGTAATGGTGCCAATTGTTCTGCTGATCAACGGCTACACCAAAGGCGACTGGAGCGATGCGCTGCTGTTTGCACTGGCGGTGGCGGTCGGCCTGACGCCGGAAATGCTGCCGATGATCGTCAGTTCAAACCTGGCGAAGGGGGCGATTGCGCTGTCAAAACGCAAAGTGGTGGTTAAGCGACTGAATGCTATCCAGAACTTTGGGGCGATGGACGTGCTGTGCAGCGATAAAACCGGCACCCTGACTCAGGACCGGATTATTCTGGCCCAGCACCTTAACCTTCAGGGGCAGCGCGATGAGCGCGTGCTGCAACAGGCGTGGCTTAACAGCCGCCATCAGACCGGTGTTAAAAATCTGATGGATAAGGCGATTCTCGGCTTCAGCCAGGGAAATCAGGCGGTTAGCGGGCTGTGGCGCTATCGAAAAGTCGACGAGCTGCCGTTTGATTTCGAACGCCGCCGCCTGTCGGTGCTGGTGGCCGACGAGCAAAAGCAGCTGCTGATCTGCAAAGGTGCAGTGGATGAGATGCTGGCAGTCTCCTCTTTCTGGCTGGATGCGGGTGAAGTGCGTCCGCTGGATGATGCCGCGCGTCTGAAGGTGCAGCTGCTGGCGGAAGAGTATAATCAGCAGGGCTTCCGCGTGCTGCTGGTCGCGTCGCGCAATGTAAGTGAGCATGCACTAACTCAGCCGCTGTGCGCGGCCGATGAACGTGATCTGGTCATCACTGGCCTGCTGACGTTCCTCGACCCGCCGAAAGAGAGCGCGGCCGCGGCGATTGCTGCGCTGCATGAAAATGGCGTCACGGTGAAGATTCTGACCGGAGATAACGCGATTATCACCAGTAAGATCTGCCGGGAGGTCGGGCTGGAGCCGGGCGCCCCGCTGTGCGGCAGTGAAATCTCACGCATCAGCGATGCCGAGCTGGCGCGGCTGGTGGAGCAGAGAACGCTGTTCTGCCGCCTCAGCCCGCAGCAGAAAACCCGCGTTCTGCAGGCTTTGCAGAGCAACGGCCACACCGTCGGCTTCCTCGGCGACGGCATCAACGATGCGCCCGCGCTGCGTGCGGCGGACATCGGGATCTCCGTTGACAGCGCCACCGATATCGCCAAAGAGTCAGCGGATATCATCCTGCTGGAAAAAAGCCTGATGGTGCTGGAACAGGGGGTGATTAAGGGGCGCGAGACCTTCGGTAATATCATCAAGTACCTGAACATGACCGCCAGCTCTAACTTCGGCAACGTGTTCTCGGTGCTGGTTGCCAGCGCGTTTATTCCGTTCCTGCCGATGCTGGCAATCCATCTGCTGCTGCAGAACCTGATGTACGACCTGTCACAGCTGGCGCTGCCGTGGGACAAAATGGATAAAGAGTTCCTGCGCAAGCCGCGTAAGTGGGATGCGAAGAACATCGGGCGCTTTATGCTGTGGATGGGACCGACGTCGTCGATCTTTGATATCTCGACTTTCTGCCTGATGTGGTATGTCTTTGCGGCCAACAGCGTCGAAATGCAGGCATTGTTCCAGTCCGGCTGGTTTGTTGAAGGGCTGCTGTCGCAGACGCTGGTGGTGCATATGCTGCGCACCCAGAAGATCCCGTTTATCCAGAGCCGCGCTGCGCTGCCGGTGATGCTGGCCACCGGGCTGGTGATGATTCTCGGCATCATGATCCCGTTCTCACCGCTGGGTCACGCCGTTGGGCTGGTGCCACTACCGTGGAACTACTTCCCATGGCTGCTGGCCACGCTGCTCGGCTACTGCCTGCTGACGCAGGGCATGAAGCGCCTGTATATCCGCCGTTTCGGCCAGTGGTTCTGA
- a CDS encoding alpha/beta hydrolase, whose amino-acid sequence MKAEIFNLWPNGDAPGASDSRAEPKIIDLATQYEPFDRAASGVRCPELAIWYPEQSNGVTLLVAPGGGYERIMIDKEGSALAMFFNAMGYTLAVMTYRLPADGHHEGADAPLADAQRAVRVLRERALRGRNGERIVMMGFSAGGHVAASAGTRFNEKLYPVQDAADARSPRPDALVLIYPVISMRDGLAHRGSRQQLLGENPGQQEIDAYSMETRVSDRTPQTLLIHAVDDESVPVNNSMVMFSALREHKVPCELHFYEKGGHGFGIRNVADLPLASWPMLVNEWLRARIW is encoded by the coding sequence ATGAAAGCTGAAATATTTAATCTCTGGCCCAACGGCGATGCGCCAGGGGCCAGCGACTCACGGGCGGAGCCAAAAATTATCGATCTGGCCACACAGTATGAACCATTTGATCGCGCCGCCAGCGGCGTGCGCTGCCCGGAGCTGGCAATCTGGTATCCCGAGCAGTCGAACGGTGTAACCCTGCTGGTGGCCCCCGGCGGTGGCTATGAGCGCATCATGATCGACAAAGAGGGCAGCGCGCTGGCGATGTTCTTTAATGCGATGGGCTACACGCTGGCAGTGATGACCTATCGCCTGCCCGCGGACGGCCACCATGAAGGTGCCGATGCGCCGCTGGCCGATGCCCAGCGCGCCGTGCGCGTGCTGCGTGAGCGCGCGCTGCGCGGGCGCAACGGCGAGCGGATCGTGATGATGGGCTTCTCCGCCGGGGGCCACGTTGCCGCCAGCGCCGGGACGCGCTTTAACGAGAAGCTCTACCCGGTGCAGGATGCCGCCGATGCCCGCTCGCCGCGCCCGGATGCGCTGGTACTGATCTATCCGGTGATCAGCATGCGCGATGGCCTGGCGCACCGCGGCTCACGCCAGCAGCTGCTGGGGGAAAATCCGGGGCAGCAGGAGATTGATGCATACTCGATGGAGACGCGGGTCAGCGACAGGACGCCGCAAACGCTGCTGATCCACGCAGTGGATGATGAGTCGGTGCCGGTGAATAACAGCATGGTGATGTTCAGCGCGCTGCGCGAGCACAAGGTGCCGTGCGAGCTGCATTTCTATGAGAAAGGCGGCCACGGCTTCGGCATCCGCAACGTCGCCGACCTGCCGCTCGCCAGCTGGCCCATGCTGGTCAACGAATGGCTGCGCGCCCGTATCTGGTGA
- a CDS encoding AsmA family protein: protein MSRTGKIISWIAGILLLLVVVIVVVIATFDWNRLKPTINQKVSAEINRPFAIRGDLGVAWERNRSEPGWRSWVPWPHIHAQDIMLGNPPEIPDVTMVHLQRVDATISPLALLGKQVYLPWIKLQQPVAKLVQTADKKNNWTFNLAGSDQKQDDAAPSAWSFRLDNIAFDQGQIGYRDAINKADVQVTVDPLGKPVPYAQLAGGDDKQQGAADFVFGWHASGTYNNEKLNGDGKIGGMLSLRSQTTPFPIQADLRNGTTRVRVAGTIQDPMNLGGVDIRLRFSGDTLANLYGLTGILLPDTPPYETDGHLTARFQQKGGPVFRYQNFNGHIGDSDIHGSLTYTQGKPRPKLAGALESRQLRMADLGPLIGVKSGKGSEKTEQAKAKRGEATSQPADRVLPHDKFDTKSWDVMDADVKFSGKRIEHSSSLPISDLSTHLTLKNGDLLLDPLRFGMAGGNLNATLHLEGDKSPMRGRIDLHARNLKLRQLFPDVEAMQSALGQMNGDATLSGRGNSVADLLATSNGELKLLMNDGLISRSLMEIVGLNVGNYVVGKLFGDDEVKINCAAANLQVNNGLASSRLFIFDTENAIINITGTTNFANERLDLSINPDSKGIRIITLRSPLYVRGTFKNPDAGVKAGPLIARGAAAVALGAVVAPAAALLALISPSDNDDNQCTRVLQQMKRK, encoded by the coding sequence ATGTCGCGTACGGGGAAAATAATTAGCTGGATAGCCGGGATTTTGTTGTTGCTGGTGGTGGTGATTGTGGTGGTGATAGCCACCTTTGACTGGAATCGCCTGAAGCCGACCATCAACCAGAAAGTGTCGGCGGAGATCAACCGCCCATTCGCCATTCGCGGCGACCTTGGCGTGGCGTGGGAGCGTAACCGCAGCGAGCCGGGCTGGCGCTCCTGGGTGCCGTGGCCGCACATTCATGCTCAGGATATTATGCTGGGCAACCCGCCGGAAATCCCCGATGTGACGATGGTGCATCTGCAGCGCGTCGATGCCACTATCTCCCCGCTGGCCCTGCTCGGCAAGCAGGTTTACCTGCCGTGGATCAAGCTGCAGCAGCCGGTAGCGAAGCTGGTGCAGACCGCCGATAAGAAAAACAACTGGACCTTTAACCTCGCTGGCAGTGACCAGAAGCAGGATGATGCCGCGCCGTCAGCGTGGTCCTTCCGCCTCGATAATATCGCGTTTGACCAGGGGCAGATTGGCTATCGCGATGCGATCAACAAAGCTGATGTGCAGGTGACGGTGGATCCACTGGGCAAACCGGTGCCGTATGCGCAGCTGGCAGGCGGCGATGATAAGCAGCAGGGCGCCGCCGATTTCGTCTTTGGCTGGCACGCCAGCGGCACCTATAACAACGAGAAGCTGAATGGAGACGGCAAGATTGGCGGCATGCTGTCGCTGCGCAGCCAGACCACGCCGTTCCCGATCCAGGCCGACCTGCGTAACGGCACGACCCGCGTGCGCGTCGCGGGCACCATTCAGGATCCGATGAATCTCGGCGGCGTGGATATCCGCCTGCGCTTCTCCGGCGATACGCTGGCCAACCTGTATGGGCTGACCGGCATTCTGCTGCCCGATACGCCACCGTATGAGACCGACGGCCATCTGACGGCGCGCTTCCAGCAGAAGGGCGGCCCGGTGTTCCGCTATCAGAACTTTAACGGTCATATCGGCGACAGCGATATTCACGGCTCGCTCACTTACACCCAGGGCAAACCTCGCCCGAAACTGGCAGGGGCGCTGGAATCCCGCCAGCTGCGCATGGCTGACCTTGGTCCGCTGATTGGCGTCAAATCAGGCAAGGGCAGCGAGAAAACCGAGCAGGCCAAGGCGAAGCGCGGCGAGGCCACCAGCCAGCCTGCCGACCGCGTGCTGCCGCACGACAAGTTTGATACCAAAAGCTGGGACGTGATGGATGCCGATGTGAAGTTCAGCGGCAAGCGCATAGAACACAGCAGTTCGCTGCCGATCAGCGATCTTTCCACTCATCTCACCCTGAAAAACGGCGACCTGCTGCTCGACCCGCTGCGCTTCGGCATGGCGGGCGGTAATCTCAATGCCACGCTGCATCTGGAAGGGGATAAATCGCCGATGCGCGGGCGCATCGATCTGCACGCGCGCAATCTGAAGCTGCGCCAGCTGTTCCCGGACGTCGAGGCGATGCAGAGCGCCCTCGGCCAGATGAACGGTGACGCTACGCTGAGCGGGCGGGGTAACTCGGTGGCCGACCTGCTGGCAACCAGCAACGGCGAGCTCAAGCTGCTGATGAACGATGGCCTGATCAGCCGCAGCCTGATGGAGATTGTCGGCCTGAACGTCGGGAACTACGTGGTCGGCAAGCTATTTGGCGACGATGAGGTGAAAATCAACTGCGCCGCCGCTAACCTGCAGGTGAACAACGGCCTGGCGTCCTCACGGCTGTTTATCTTTGATACCGAAAACGCGATTATCAATATTACCGGTACCACTAACTTCGCCAACGAGCGGCTGGATCTGTCGATCAACCCGGACAGCAAGGGCATCAGGATTATTACCCTGCGCTCGCCGCTGTACGTGCGCGGCACCTTTAAAAACCCGGATGCCGGGGTAAAAGCTGGCCCGCTGATCGCCCGTGGTGCCGCCGCTGTGGCGCTGGGTGCCGTGGTGGCGCCGGCCGCCGCGCTGCTGGCGCTGATCTCACCGAGCGATAACGATGATAATCAGTGCACCCGTGTGTTGCAGCAGATGAAAAGGAAATAA
- a CDS encoding sugar kinase, with protein MTQQKLAVIGECMIELSQQGREMSRGFGGDTLNTAVYVARQVARQALRVDYVTALGTDSFSREMIAAWQAEALHTGLIQQMDNKLPGLYVIETDARGERTFYYWRNDAAARYWLDGERADAICQQLAHYDYLYLSGISLAILSPSAREKLFALLADCRANGGKIIFDNNYRPRLWPSREEAQAAYRAMLTVTDIAFLTLDDETLLWGDAPASAVIARTQQAGVSEVVIKRGADACLVAVGDEPLLEVPAVHLPPQAVVDTTAAGDSFSAGYLALRLTGGSAADAAKRGHLTASTVIQHRGAIIPRAAMPE; from the coding sequence ATGACGCAGCAGAAACTGGCCGTGATCGGCGAATGTATGATTGAACTCTCCCAGCAGGGCCGCGAGATGAGCCGGGGTTTTGGCGGGGATACGCTTAATACGGCGGTGTATGTTGCCCGCCAGGTGGCCCGGCAGGCGCTGCGGGTGGATTACGTCACCGCACTCGGCACCGACAGCTTCAGCCGCGAGATGATCGCCGCCTGGCAGGCGGAAGCGCTGCACACCGGCCTTATCCAGCAGATGGACAACAAGCTACCGGGCCTGTACGTGATTGAAACCGATGCCCGCGGCGAGCGCACCTTTTACTACTGGCGCAATGACGCCGCCGCCCGCTACTGGCTGGACGGCGAACGTGCAGACGCCATCTGCCAGCAGCTGGCGCATTACGACTACCTCTACCTCAGCGGCATTAGCCTGGCTATCCTCAGCCCGTCAGCGCGCGAAAAACTGTTCGCGCTGCTCGCCGATTGCCGCGCCAACGGCGGCAAAATCATCTTCGACAATAACTATCGTCCGCGCCTGTGGCCGAGCCGGGAAGAGGCGCAGGCCGCCTACCGGGCGATGCTGACCGTTACCGATATCGCCTTCCTGACGCTGGATGATGAAACCCTGCTGTGGGGCGATGCGCCAGCATCCGCCGTGATTGCACGCACGCAGCAGGCCGGCGTGAGCGAAGTGGTGATCAAACGTGGAGCCGATGCCTGCCTGGTGGCCGTGGGTGATGAGCCGCTGCTGGAGGTGCCGGCGGTGCACCTGCCGCCGCAGGCGGTGGTGGATACCACGGCCGCCGGTGACTCCTTCAGCGCCGGCTATCTGGCGCTGCGGCTGACCGGAGGCAGCGCTGCCGATGCGGCCAAACGCGGTCACCTGACCGCCAGCACCGTGATCCAGCATCGCGGCGCCATCATTCCGCGCGCGGCGATGCCGGAATAA
- the pdeH gene encoding cyclic-guanylate-specific phosphodiesterase — MVLNSLSHRLPNAIVVQEQLKEPGYWQQCQRSYNFQPIYRVDGSLMAIELLTAVFHPTAPSQRVSPELYFATLEISQRLQIVAEQLDLLAQWEDKFVSARIVASVNIDGPTLLEIQHNRTIRQLIARCPWVRFELVEHHVLPQDAIFAQMPELGPLWLDDFGCGMANFSALTELKYDYIKLARELFILLRASEEGRNLFGMLLALINRYCKGVIVEGVETEEEWEQVRNSPASAAQGYFFARPLPFDQLESLPLNLV, encoded by the coding sequence ATGGTGCTGAATAGCCTCAGTCACCGGCTACCAAACGCAATTGTTGTTCAAGAGCAGCTTAAAGAACCGGGGTACTGGCAGCAGTGTCAGCGTTCCTATAACTTCCAACCGATTTACCGGGTTGACGGCAGCCTGATGGCAATTGAGTTGCTCACTGCGGTGTTTCACCCCACCGCGCCGAGCCAGAGAGTGTCGCCGGAGCTTTATTTTGCCACGCTGGAAATCAGCCAGCGCCTGCAAATCGTCGCCGAGCAGCTCGACCTGCTGGCGCAATGGGAAGATAAGTTTGTCAGCGCCAGGATTGTGGCCTCGGTCAATATCGACGGCCCGACGCTGCTGGAGATCCAGCACAACCGCACGATTCGCCAGCTGATTGCGCGCTGTCCGTGGGTGCGCTTTGAGCTGGTCGAGCACCACGTGCTGCCGCAGGATGCGATCTTCGCGCAGATGCCGGAGCTTGGCCCGCTGTGGCTGGACGATTTCGGCTGCGGCATGGCGAACTTCTCGGCGCTGACCGAGCTGAAGTACGACTACATTAAGCTGGCTCGCGAGCTGTTTATCCTGCTGCGCGCGAGCGAAGAGGGGCGCAACCTGTTCGGCATGCTGCTGGCGCTGATCAATCGCTACTGCAAAGGGGTGATTGTTGAAGGGGTGGAGACCGAAGAGGAGTGGGAGCAGGTGCGTAACTCCCCCGCCAGCGCCGCACAAGGCTATTTCTTCGCCCGCCCGCTGCCGTTTGACCAGCTGGAGAGCCTGCCGCTAAACCTTGTCTGA
- a CDS encoding M16 family metallopeptidase: MQGTRIRLLVGGILLAAASLTVQAETLQPDPAWQQGKLDNGFSWQLLTTPQRPSDRVEIRLMVNTGSLVESAQQAGYSHLLPRLALVHNAALDPAQQRSLWQQSMDPQHPMPPAITSYDYTLYNLSLPNNRPELVKEALTWLAATAGKMTINEEVVNTANNADDPIATWPGNPQDTWWRYRLKGSSMLAHDPASPVKVPVDLAALNAFYKQWYTPDAMTLFVVGNVDSRSLSEQINKVFSPLEGKREQPSAMPTLSPLLPQPINLANSTLSQDRLSLVWDTPWQPIRESQNLLRYWQSDLAREALFWHVQKVLSDNKTQGMQVGFDCRVLYQRAQCAINLDADNASLNSNLTLIAKEMVNIRDKGLSQQEFDALIGQKNSELNKLFATYARTDTDVLMSQRLRSQQNAVVDIAPEQYQKLRQQFLSGLTLDMLNQELRQQLTQDMTMVLMQPPGEPETNVKALQESWQKIMTPEPAPAAASDAAAAPSGDSTTPPQ, from the coding sequence ATGCAGGGCACCAGAATTCGTTTATTAGTTGGTGGAATATTGCTGGCTGCGGCCAGCCTGACTGTGCAGGCCGAAACTCTCCAACCCGATCCTGCCTGGCAGCAGGGCAAGCTGGATAACGGTTTCAGCTGGCAGCTACTCACAACCCCTCAGCGCCCAAGCGATCGCGTTGAGATTCGCCTGATGGTCAACACCGGTTCGCTGGTGGAGAGCGCCCAGCAGGCCGGCTACAGCCATTTACTGCCGCGCCTTGCGCTGGTGCATAATGCCGCGCTCGATCCCGCGCAGCAGCGCTCGCTGTGGCAGCAGAGTATGGACCCGCAGCACCCGATGCCGCCGGCCATCACCTCCTACGACTACACGCTCTACAACCTCAGCCTGCCGAACAACCGCCCGGAATTAGTGAAAGAAGCGCTGACCTGGCTGGCGGCAACGGCGGGTAAAATGACCATTAATGAAGAAGTGGTCAATACCGCCAATAATGCGGATGATCCGATTGCCACCTGGCCGGGCAATCCGCAGGATACCTGGTGGCGCTACCGGCTGAAAGGCTCCTCCATGCTGGCCCACGACCCCGCTTCCCCGGTAAAAGTGCCGGTGGATCTCGCCGCGCTCAATGCCTTCTATAAGCAGTGGTACACCCCGGATGCCATGACGCTGTTTGTCGTCGGCAACGTCGACAGCCGCAGCCTGTCTGAACAGATCAACAAAGTGTTTTCGCCGCTGGAAGGCAAGCGCGAACAGCCTTCCGCGATGCCAACGCTCTCCCCGCTGCTGCCGCAGCCGATCAACCTGGCAAACAGCACCCTCAGCCAGGACCGCCTGTCGCTGGTGTGGGATACGCCATGGCAGCCGATCCGCGAGTCGCAAAACCTGCTGCGTTACTGGCAGAGCGATCTGGCGCGTGAGGCGCTGTTCTGGCATGTGCAGAAGGTGCTGAGCGATAACAAAACCCAGGGCATGCAGGTGGGCTTTGACTGCCGCGTGCTGTACCAGCGTGCGCAGTGCGCCATCAACCTGGATGCCGACAATGCCTCGCTGAACAGTAACCTGACGCTGATAGCCAAAGAGATGGTCAACATTCGTGATAAGGGTCTGTCTCAGCAGGAGTTTGATGCGCTGATTGGGCAGAAGAACAGCGAGCTGAACAAGCTGTTCGCCACCTACGCGCGCACCGATACCGATGTCCTGATGAGCCAGCGTCTGCGTTCTCAGCAGAATGCGGTGGTGGATATCGCGCCGGAGCAGTATCAGAAGCTGCGTCAGCAGTTCCTGTCAGGTCTGACGCTGGATATGCTGAACCAGGAGCTGCGCCAGCAGCTGACGCAGGATATGACGATGGTGCTGATGCAGCCGCCGGGCGAGCCGGAAACTAACGTCAAGGCGCTGCAGGAGAGCTGGCAGAAGATTATGACGCCAGAGCCTGCGCCCGCTGCAGCATCCGATGCCGCAGCCGCTCCGTCCGGCGACAGCACCACGCCACCGCAGTAA
- a CDS encoding MFS transporter yields MPASIAPAIATDPDATPVNSRGKVVIASLVGTAIEFFDFYIYATAAVIVFPHIFFPQGDATVATLQSLATFAIAFVARPIGSALFGHFGDRVGRKVTLVASLLTMGISTVVIGLLPGYETIGVFAPLLLALARFGQGLGLGGEWGGAALLATENAPAKKRALYGSFPQLGAPIGFFFANGTFLLLSWLLTDEQFMTWGWRVPFILSAVLVLIGLYVRVSLHESPVFAKAQKEKKQVKVPIGTLLTKHLGTTVIGTFIMLATYTLFYIMTVYSMTYGTTPAPNGLGIPRNSFLWMLMVAVIGFGVMVPIAGMLADRFGRRKTMIVITLLIIAFSLIFPSMLGSGNQALIMAFLLCGLSIMGLTFGPMGALLPELFPTEVRYTGASFSYNLSSILGASVAPYIATWLAHTYGLFYVGIYLAAMACLTLIALILCKETRHESLFD; encoded by the coding sequence ATGCCAGCCTCAATCGCACCCGCTATCGCCACCGATCCCGACGCCACGCCCGTAAACTCACGCGGAAAAGTAGTGATTGCGTCGCTGGTCGGTACGGCTATCGAATTCTTCGATTTCTATATTTATGCCACTGCGGCAGTGATCGTCTTCCCGCATATCTTCTTCCCACAGGGCGATGCCACCGTGGCGACGCTACAGTCGCTGGCCACCTTTGCTATTGCCTTTGTTGCCCGCCCGATTGGCTCGGCGCTGTTTGGCCACTTTGGTGACCGCGTCGGGCGCAAAGTGACGCTGGTCGCATCCCTGCTGACCATGGGTATCTCCACCGTGGTGATCGGCCTGCTGCCGGGCTACGAGACGATTGGCGTCTTTGCCCCGCTGCTGCTGGCGCTGGCGCGCTTTGGTCAGGGTCTCGGACTTGGCGGTGAATGGGGCGGCGCGGCGCTGCTGGCGACGGAAAATGCCCCGGCGAAAAAGCGTGCGCTGTATGGCTCGTTCCCCCAGCTCGGTGCACCGATTGGCTTCTTCTTCGCCAACGGTACTTTCCTGCTGCTCTCCTGGCTGCTGACCGACGAGCAGTTTATGACCTGGGGCTGGCGCGTGCCGTTTATCCTTTCTGCGGTGCTGGTGCTGATTGGCCTGTATGTGCGCGTCTCGCTGCATGAGTCGCCGGTATTTGCCAAAGCGCAAAAAGAGAAGAAGCAGGTAAAAGTCCCGATCGGCACCCTGCTGACCAAACATCTGGGCACCACGGTGATCGGCACGTTTATCATGCTGGCAACCTATACGCTGTTCTACATTATGACAGTGTACTCAATGACCTACGGCACCACGCCAGCGCCGAACGGGCTGGGGATCCCACGGAATTCCTTCCTGTGGATGCTGATGGTGGCGGTAATTGGCTTTGGCGTGATGGTGCCGATTGCCGGGATGCTGGCGGACCGCTTTGGCCGTCGCAAAACCATGATCGTGATTACGCTGCTGATTATCGCCTTCTCGCTGATCTTCCCGTCGATGCTGGGTTCTGGTAACCAGGCGCTGATTATGGCCTTCCTGCTGTGCGGGCTGAGCATTATGGGGCTGACCTTCGGCCCGATGGGCGCGCTGCTGCCGGAGCTGTTCCCGACCGAAGTGCGGTATACCGGGGCGTCGTTCTCTTACAATCTGTCGTCGATTCTCGGGGCGTCAGTCGCGCCTTATATTGCCACCTGGCTGGCGCACACTTACGGCCTGTTCTACGTCGGCATTTACCTGGCCGCCATGGCCTGCCTGACGCTGATTGCGCTGATCCTGTGTAAAGAGACGCGCCACGAATCGCTGTTTGATTGA
- a CDS encoding MgtC family protein gives MTWTPFILHLALAVTLGAIIGAERQWRQRMAGLRTNALVATGAAIFILSSISTSPDSPGRIAAQIVSGIGFLGAGVIMRQGVNISGLNTAATLWCSAAVGVLCGLGQFTNAVAATLVLLCANILLREAAQRINKQPRAVDNETEQRYRIQIVCGSEDEIMVRTLILQALNGMALRLQSLYSADIARPGHLEVSAEVMAFPAAQREIENIVCRISLEKSVSAVHWQIAPAITA, from the coding sequence ATGACATGGACCCCTTTTATCCTGCATCTGGCCCTGGCGGTAACGCTGGGCGCGATTATCGGTGCTGAACGCCAGTGGCGTCAGCGCATGGCCGGCCTGCGCACCAATGCGCTGGTGGCGACCGGTGCAGCAATTTTTATTCTGAGTTCAATCAGCACTTCCCCGGACAGCCCGGGGCGTATTGCCGCACAGATTGTCTCCGGCATCGGCTTTCTCGGTGCCGGGGTAATTATGCGCCAGGGCGTGAATATCTCCGGCCTTAATACCGCCGCCACGCTGTGGTGCTCCGCTGCGGTCGGCGTACTGTGCGGGCTCGGTCAGTTCACCAACGCGGTGGCCGCCACGCTGGTGCTGCTGTGCGCCAATATCCTGCTGCGCGAGGCGGCCCAGCGCATCAATAAGCAGCCGCGCGCGGTGGATAACGAAACCGAACAGCGCTACCGCATTCAGATTGTCTGCGGCAGCGAAGATGAAATTATGGTGCGCACGCTGATCCTCCAGGCACTGAACGGCATGGCGCTGCGCCTGCAGTCGCTGTACAGCGCAGATATTGCCCGGCCCGGGCATCTGGAAGTGAGCGCCGAAGTGATGGCATTCCCCGCCGCACAGCGGGAAATCGAAAATATCGTCTGTCGCATCAGCCTGGAAAAGAGCGTCAGTGCGGTGCACTGGCAAATCGCCCCGGCCATCACGGCTTAA